The Dokdonia sp. 4H-3-7-5 genomic interval GATTTTCATCTCTTTGTGATCATGATGATCATTGGGGTGGTATTTGTAATCCTATTTACGGTAGCATTCGGTAGAATATTTTGTGGCTGGATTTGCCCGCAAACTATTTTTATGGAAATGGTTTTCCGTCGTATTGAGTATTGGATAGATGGCGATCGAGGTAAGCAGATACGTCTTAAGAAAATGCCTTGGAACAAGGAGAAAATTAAAAAGAGAGTTTTAAAGTGGATCATCTTTTTTATCATCTCATTTATTATTGCAAATGTATTTCTTGCGTATCTAATAGGGAGCGATCAGCTTATTAGGTACATCACAGATGGACCTGAGAAGCACACAAGCACACTTGTATCACTACTTATTTTTACTGGAGTTTTCTATTTCATATTTGTATGGTTTAGAGAGCAGGTGTGCATCATAGCCTGCCCTTACGGAAGGTTGCAAGGAGTGTTGCTAGATAACAAATCTATTATCGTTGCTTATGATCATAAACGTGGAGAGAAGGAAGAAGGAAGAGCTAAGTTTAAGAAAAATGAAGACAGACCATCTACTGGAAAAGGAGACTGTATAGATTGCTTCGCATGTGTGCATGTATGCCCTACAGGGATAGACATACGTAACGGTACACAGTTAGAATGTGTAAACTGTACCGCTTGTATAGATGCTTGTGATCATATGATGGAAGCAGTAGATCTCCCTAAAGGTCTTATACGCTATGCTAGTGAAGATAATATTGAAAAGAAAGCGCCATTTAAATTCACACCTCGTCTTAAGGGGTATGTTGCTGTACTAGGTATACTTACTGCGGTACTCATAGGGATGTTGTTTTTACGTAATGATGTAGAAGCTCGCATTCTCAGATTACCAGGCCAACTTTATGAGCATAAAGACAATAACATGATTAGTAATGTCTACACCTTTAAGCTGGTTAATAAAACAGTAGAGGAGATAGAAGATGTGCATTTTGAACTACGCTCTCACAAAGGAACGATAGAAGTAGTTTCGGGTAATAGTTTCAGTGTAGATGCACAGGGACTAGCAGAGGGAACACTATTTATTGAAATCAATGCCAGCGGTATTAAAAGCGATAAAGAACGTTTGGAAATAGAAGTGTACAGCGGCGACCAATTGATTGAGACGACAACAACGGCATTTTTAGGCCCTAGAAGTTATAAGTAAGAGTACGCTTTCGCGAAAGCAAAACAAATAAACGATGAGTACAGAGCATAAAAAATGTTGTGATGGTTGTAAAAAAGGACAGCCAGGAACTAACGAAGCATGCAGCGCAAAGTTAATGATGGAAGCGCTGAAGAAAAATCAAGAAATCACTAAAACACAAGAGTTATGAAATGGAACTGGGGAAAGGGAATTGTAGTGGCGATGGCTTGTTTTATGGGCTTTATCCTGTACATGGTAATCACCATGAGTACAGACGATAATTATAGCCATGATCTTGTGACAGAAGAGTATTATGCTAAAGAAATGGCATATCAAACCGAAATAGATGCAGAGACTAATGCGCGCAATCTCGTAGGAGAGATTAGCGGAAAACGCACGCCAGAAGGATGGTTACTCACCTTCCCATCGTCTATTTCAGAAAGTACAAATAAAGGAACAGTGTTTCTATACAGACCGTCTAATCAGCAACTTGATTTTGAAGTGCCTTTGGCTATTTCAGGATCTAATTTGCTCATACCTGACAATCAGCTGATAGACGGTCGATGGAACATTATCATAGAGTGGACAGACGGGGAAGAGGAATACATGTATAAAAAGTCAATCGTTTACTAATGCTGTGGTCTGCACTCATATTTGGTCTTTTGGGCAGTTTCCACTGTGTGGGAATGTGTGGTCCCATTGCATTTATGTTGCCCGTAGATCGTAAAAGTCCTGTAAAAAGAGCTTTCCAATTAATGAGTTATCACGCGGGGCGTATACTTACTTATAGTGTTTTGGGCTTAGTATTTGGGATTGTGGGTAAAAGTTTTAATTTCTTTGGCATCCAGCAGCAACTATCTATAATCATAGGTGTACTTATGATTGTAGTTATTCTCATACCCACTAAAATTTTCAATAAATACAACTTCTCACGACCATTATATAAGGCAGTTGGTAAAGTAAAGAGCTCCATGGGAACCGCTCTTAAGAAAAAAGATCCAGGTACGTTTTTTACTATAGGATATCTCAACGGCTTATTACCGTGCGGACTTGTATATATGGCGATTTTTGGCGCACTTGCTTCTGGTGGTGCTTGGGAAGGAGGATTGTATATGGCAGTTTTTGGACTAGGTACCATACCACTTATGACCACTGCTATTTATTTAGGTAATTTTTTAAAAGGAAAAGCAAAGCAGCGCATCGTTAAAATGATTCCTGTTTTTGTGGTAATCGTAGGAGTCTTATTTATAGTACGCGGCCTTGGTCTTGGTATACCATACGTATCACCATCAAAGATGGTAAGTGTAGAAAAAGTGGCTGCACAACATTCTTGTCATTAATAACAACCAAACATTTATAATTATGGAACATTTTTTAATACTTCTCGTAGACTGGGGAATGGGAGCATTACTCATAGGAGTATTTGCCTTAGTTTGTATCACTCTTGTACTTATCGTACTAAACATGATAAAGGGAGACTCAAAAAAATCTGATACTGATGAAAAGTAGAGGATTACAAATAGTAAGAGAATATACAAGTACTTTATTAAACTGCTTAGTTTTTAAAGGTCTCGACCTATTTATATCATTACAATGGCTTTTAACTTACAAGAAAGATCGTATTAGTTCGCAAAGATAATCGTGAACTTGATGAGGTCTTATAATCTTCAAGAGCATAAAAAAAGGGAAGCAGTAATGCTTCCCTTTTTTAGTATATGTTGAGGTGACTTTTAAACAGTCATAGAAAATAGCTGAGTCTCTGGTTTATTGCGCTGTAATCTCATGTCAAACGGAAGGCATATATTTCTTACAAAAGGACGTCCCTTTTCTGTAACAATTAATTTTCTTGCATGTATTTCTAGAAGCCCATCGTTTTCAAGTTCCTTTAATTTTATAAGCACATCTGGAAGCTCTGCAAAATTCCCTTGATTATCGTCCCAGGAAGTCTCAAAAGAACACATCAAATTAAGAATATGTTGTCTGATGATAAGATCTTCTTTAGTAAGGATATGACCTCTAAAAATAGGTAGAATCCCATCTTCTATAAGTTGTTGATACTCTTCTATATTTTTTACATTCTGAGCAAAACTATACCAGCTATCACTTATGGCAGATACTCCTAAGCCTATCATAACCTGTGTTTTGCTAGCGTTATATCCCATAAAATTACGATGTATAGTTCCCGCTTGCTGGGCTCCAAATAAAGCATCTGTTTTAAGCGCAAAGTGATCCATACCTATCTCGACATACCCTGCTTTTATAAGCATTGTTTTACCTATTTCATATTGCATTCTCTTTTGGTCTGCGCTAGGTAAATCTCCATCCTTAAATCCTCGCTGTCCGTTTCCTTTTATCCATGGCACGTGAGCGTAGCTATAAAAAGCGATACGGTCTGGCTCAAGAGAGATGGTTTTATTAATGGTATTTATAACATCATCTTGCGTCTGGAAAGGTAGTCCATATATGATATCATGCCCTACAGATTCATAACCTGTTGTACGGGCGTTTTCTGTAGCGCTTTGCACGTGTACATAAGGTTGCACACGATTTATTGCTCTCTGTACCGTTGTATTGTAATCTTGAACTCCATAACAAACTCTAGTAAATCCTTTATTGTACAGAGCTTCAAGGTGTTCTTTTGTGGTATTATTAGGATGTCCTTCAAAGCTGAGTTCAAAAGTGCTAACCTTTTTTGTAAGTGCAAAAATCCCGTCCATAAGACGTTCTAGATGTGCTGGTGAGAAAAATGTAGGAGTTCCTCCACCTAAGTGTAGTTGTTTAATCACCGGCTTGTCTCCTAGTAAAGTTACGTACATCGCAAGTTCCTTAAGTACAGATTGTATATAAGGAATCTCAACATCATGATTCTTTGTAATACGCTTGTTACATCCACAAAAAGTACACATACTCTCACAATAAGGTAAATGTATATAGAGACTTATTCCTTGTGAAGTATTGCTTTCGCGAAAGCTTTCTTGTAAAGTATTCTTCCACTGGGTGAGTGAAAAGTTATCTTGATCCCAATAAGGCACAGTAGGATAACTTGTATATCGTGGTCCTGCCACATTGTACTTTGATATAAGGGTACACATTGATTTTGAGTTTTTTCAAAATTACTATATGACAAAAACAGAGAATATGATGAATATCAGCTTTTGAGAAAATACTATTTATGGACGGTAATAGTAGTTCATTTAAAAAATGATAAATTATACATGTAATTTACCACTCGTCGACACTTAAACGTCATCCGTCTATAGTAAAGGACTCGTTAGACTTAATTATTGAAGAATATTGACTTTAATTGACCAACTTTGGAAATATAAAGATCAATACTTTGGGGACAAGAAAATTAAGAATACTGCTCGTTGAGGACGATGCCATTGAGGTAATGAAACTCAAGCGAGCTATAGCAAAGCTAGAAATGAACCATGAGCTCATAGAGGCAAAAAATGGTGAGGAAGCACTTGAAATACTTAAAGACCACTCGGTCTTACCAGACGTGCTGTTTCTCGATCTTAATATGCCAAAAATCAACGGAATAGAGTTCTTGAAGATTTTGAAAAAAGACGAAATTTTACGATTTTTACCAACAGTCATGCTCACAACCTCAAGTAACCGCAAGGATATACTAGCTTGTTATGACACGGGAGTAGCAGGTTATATTATCAAACCTTTGAAGTACGATCACTACGTTGAGAAAATAAAATCGGCGTTAGAGTACTGGAGTATGAATGAATTAATCAAAGCATAATGAAAGGAATTGTATTTACAGAGTTTTTAGATCTTGTTGAAACAAAATTTGGTTTAGAAATGGTTGACACCATTCTTAATGAATCTGAATTACCTTCTAATGGTGTTTATACAGCAGTAGGAACGTATAGCTTTACAGAAATGGTGAGCTTACTTACTAATTTAAGTAAGGAAACGGGACTTGTAATTGATGATTTATTACTGGTATATGGAGAGCACTTTTTCTCAGTGGTAGAGAAAAGTTATCCTTCTTTTTTAAAGCAATATACGGATCCAATAGAGATGCTTTCATCTATAGAAAACCACATACATGTGGAAGTTAGAAAGATTTATCCAGATGCAGAGTTGCCTACTTTTACCATAGAAG includes:
- the ccoG gene encoding cytochrome c oxidase accessory protein CcoG; the encoded protein is MAEQGKDNFRDTMGTLDKEGKRAWVFPKKPSGKWYEYRKYVSYVLLAILLSSPFIKVGGNQLFMFNVLERRFNIFGYPFWPQDFHLFVIMMIIGVVFVILFTVAFGRIFCGWICPQTIFMEMVFRRIEYWIDGDRGKQIRLKKMPWNKEKIKKRVLKWIIFFIISFIIANVFLAYLIGSDQLIRYITDGPEKHTSTLVSLLIFTGVFYFIFVWFREQVCIIACPYGRLQGVLLDNKSIIVAYDHKRGEKEEGRAKFKKNEDRPSTGKGDCIDCFACVHVCPTGIDIRNGTQLECVNCTACIDACDHMMEAVDLPKGLIRYASEDNIEKKAPFKFTPRLKGYVAVLGILTAVLIGMLFLRNDVEARILRLPGQLYEHKDNNMISNVYTFKLVNKTVEEIEDVHFELRSHKGTIEVVSGNSFSVDAQGLAEGTLFIEINASGIKSDKERLEIEVYSGDQLIETTTTAFLGPRSYK
- a CDS encoding FixH family protein, producing MKWNWGKGIVVAMACFMGFILYMVITMSTDDNYSHDLVTEEYYAKEMAYQTEIDAETNARNLVGEISGKRTPEGWLLTFPSSISESTNKGTVFLYRPSNQQLDFEVPLAISGSNLLIPDNQLIDGRWNIIIEWTDGEEEYMYKKSIVY
- a CDS encoding sulfite exporter TauE/SafE family protein, which produces MLWSALIFGLLGSFHCVGMCGPIAFMLPVDRKSPVKRAFQLMSYHAGRILTYSVLGLVFGIVGKSFNFFGIQQQLSIIIGVLMIVVILIPTKIFNKYNFSRPLYKAVGKVKSSMGTALKKKDPGTFFTIGYLNGLLPCGLVYMAIFGALASGGAWEGGLYMAVFGLGTIPLMTTAIYLGNFLKGKAKQRIVKMIPVFVVIVGVLFIVRGLGLGIPYVSPSKMVSVEKVAAQHSCH
- the hemN gene encoding oxygen-independent coproporphyrinogen III oxidase, with product MCTLISKYNVAGPRYTSYPTVPYWDQDNFSLTQWKNTLQESFRESNTSQGISLYIHLPYCESMCTFCGCNKRITKNHDVEIPYIQSVLKELAMYVTLLGDKPVIKQLHLGGGTPTFFSPAHLERLMDGIFALTKKVSTFELSFEGHPNNTTKEHLEALYNKGFTRVCYGVQDYNTTVQRAINRVQPYVHVQSATENARTTGYESVGHDIIYGLPFQTQDDVINTINKTISLEPDRIAFYSYAHVPWIKGNGQRGFKDGDLPSADQKRMQYEIGKTMLIKAGYVEIGMDHFALKTDALFGAQQAGTIHRNFMGYNASKTQVMIGLGVSAISDSWYSFAQNVKNIEEYQQLIEDGILPIFRGHILTKEDLIIRQHILNLMCSFETSWDDNQGNFAELPDVLIKLKELENDGLLEIHARKLIVTEKGRPFVRNICLPFDMRLQRNKPETQLFSMTV
- a CDS encoding response regulator, which gives rise to MGTRKLRILLVEDDAIEVMKLKRAIAKLEMNHELIEAKNGEEALEILKDHSVLPDVLFLDLNMPKINGIEFLKILKKDEILRFLPTVMLTTSSNRKDILACYDTGVAGYIIKPLKYDHYVEKIKSALEYWSMNELIKA
- a CDS encoding heme NO-binding domain-containing protein — its product is MKGIVFTEFLDLVETKFGLEMVDTILNESELPSNGVYTAVGTYSFTEMVSLLTNLSKETGLVIDDLLLVYGEHFFSVVEKSYPSFLKQYTDPIEMLSSIENHIHVEVRKIYPDAELPTFTIEEKTPESLVMIYKSSRAMHAFGRGLMNKTFEFFNTKATILVEKLKENGTEVKFSIATYE